CCTGGCATTGTTCCTTTGCGCCGCACTGTCGCTGGCCCTTGAGCCTGCCGCACTTGCTGCCAACGAGGGGATCACCGGCGCCGAGGCGCGCTCGCTGCTGGCAGTGGAAACGGGAATTCGCCTCAACGAACGATACTTTCAAACCATCAACGCCGCCCTTTCCAACTATGGCGACGAAACGGAGCGCCAGGTTTTTCGCCGCTCAATTCACCGCCACATTCAAGGGGAGATTTCCTATCGAGCCCTGCACTACAATGAAGCCCTGCGAGAACTGCAGAAAAGCCAGCTGCTGCTGATCCAACTCTATGAACGAATCATCGACAAATCCATTGAGGAGAACAGAGGGCTCATTGGCCGCTTTGCACCGCGCGTTTTGAATGAAGCCGGACCTATTCGACGCAGGAAGTACCTGCAGCTGGGCCTGCGCGACAATGCGGTTGCAGCACGCTTCCGATTGATGGAAGCGAATCGCTTTCCATTGCTAATCCAGGTACGACTGACGGAACTCGAGGAGTCCTTTAAGCTAACTCGACAGGCTCGTCGATTCTACGTTTTGCTCAGCCTGGAATTCGAATCGGTAGCCAAGCCCAATGATCCAGAAGGCCTGGACTTCAATGAAATCCAATCGTTGATCCTTTCCGGATATCCAGATCGTCGCGGCGAGATGCTACTGATCCACAGCGACAACCACTTTCGCCTGGGTACGGAAAGCCACGATCTCTTTGAAACATACTGGGGAGATCCCGACTTTAGCGCGCTGGAGTCGCCGCTGGCTGGATTTCGTGAGCGCCCCGAGGATTTTCTTCGCTACTTGCCGGCCGCCGGGACGCCCGCCCACTACGCGCCGCGGCGCTTTCCCGTTGATTGACGTTTCAGTACCGACCAATTCAGGAATCGGCGGAACCGGCGCCCTCTGCCGGCAGCAGGCCAGCTTCGCGCGCCACTTGAAAAATGTCGCCGGTTTCGCGCTGGCGATCCGCCAGATCGGCGTCGCTGAGAATCTGAATTACTGTATCTTCGGGCAGGTCGCGCATCTCAGCAAATCGCAAACGATATTCTGTAACCGGCATTTTGGAGCAAAACATGTTCGCCTGGTACTGGTGGATGTGCAGTTCCAGCAAAAATTTCAGCGTATCGACGTCTTCGACTGCTTCCGCTGTAATCAGGGCCTCGCGGTTATCGGCAAGACGTTTGCAATAGGAAATGAACGCCAGGTTATCCAGAAACTTTGTCCGATCTTCATCTGGCTTAAACTTGAAACTGATCGGGTCCAGTTTGAATTCCTTGATCATCTGGCCCAGGTCGAGAATTACCTGGTGGCTCTGACTCTTGACGCCGAAGTCGTCGGCCGCAAAGGTAATTCCGAAATTGTGAAATTCCTGGCAAACTTCCTTCAGCTTCTTGCCAGTCTCTTCGTAAGGTTTTTCAACCAACTCGAAGCGCACATTGCGAGGGTTGAGACCGCGTGCATGCAGCAGACGATTGAGTCGCACCACGCGTTCGCTTTGCGAAAAGGTATCCAGGATAGTTTGCGGACTGATATTGAATTTGAGCACGCCCGGCGTCTTTTCGCAGGCGATGATCAACTTTTCCAGGATCAAGAGCTCAATCCGCTCCAGATCCTCATCTTCGGGAATATCGCTGATCAGTTCGTGATAGCCCTTGTAGAGTCCGCCGCCTACAAAGACCTCTCCGCCCTTCACAGTGAAGCGCCTGGCGCGGTGGTCGTAGTAGACGGTTGGCTGAATGACCGCCTCCTCGGCGTTGCCGGCAAAATATGTATTCGCTCGATTGAAGTAGGTCCAGCTCCAGCGAATCAAATTGTCGCGTAGATTCTTGGCCGAAGAGCGCAGCAGTACATCCAGTATTTCGTTGGAATTGGAGATGAAGTTGCACTGCGTTCTGGCGACGCCAAAACCAAAGGTGCACAAGCGTTTGCGATGCACCTCTTCGTGCAGCTTTCCAATGGCGTTGTCAATATTTGGCGCCCGCCCGGCATCGACGCTTTGCAGCGGCGCAATGCCCAGGATCAAGGCCGAGCGCATTGAATCAAAGTAGTAATGGTGGTCGACTCCCTGATCCAGGATGGGCCCGAGGCGTTGGTTGATCAGGTCGACGAAATCCTGCATCGTCACTCCGCCCACATTCTCGAAACGAACGATGAACAGCGGCTTGCCCCGATTGGATTCAATAAATTCGCGTTTGAAGCGTTCAATATCGCCAAACTGCACCAGGACATTGGCCGTCGAAGCGAGGGAGTCGCTGCCAAATAGAGAATCGTCTGCAAAAATCGATGCGTCGAGGTTGGCGGGGTCGATGGCCATGAGACTGCAGCGCGCCCAGGGCGCGGCGGCAGGATCAGGCCGATCGGATCGCGAGGTGTCAAGCGCGCTTTGCGACCAGCAGGCTATTGCAGCACGAAGTTGACTGGCTGGATGAACTTGATAGTCACTGGCTTGCCGTCCGCCCCCCGGCTCGGCGCCCAGCGCTTGCGGCGATAGGCGGCGGCGGCGGCGCTGTCCAGCAGCGGGTCAATGCCTTTGGCGACCCTTACCCGAAGCGTGCTGCCGTCGTCGGCCACCACAATCTCCAGAAAGACTTTGCCCTGCAAGCCCCGGCTGCGCGCCTCGGCGCTGTACTCGGGGACAATTTCGGGACTCAGGTCGACCGGCGGACTGACGCCGGAGGCAAAGGCCTGCACGGCGCCGGCCACACGCGGGTCTTCTCCGTCCTCGGCGACTTTGTCCTTGTCGCGCACGAACTCGTTGCCAAAAATCTCGTCGATTTCGAGTACCGGCGCTGCGCGACGGTTGGGTCGCAATGCTACGACGTCGCCAAAGTTAAACTGCGCGAGGGCCATCTCGTCGAATCGGCGATCGCCAAACCAGGACAGCAAACCGCCAACAATCAACAGGCCGGCGACGGTTAGCGGCGCTCCAAATCCAAGTCCAGCATTGATCAGCCAGACCCTGTGCCGCGCCACGAAGGAGACGCGTTGGCGCAGCTCAAAACTGTTGGATAATCCGGGCAGAACCTGACGACCATCTGCCAGACGGATGCCATCCAGATGAACGGCGGCATGATCGCTCTGGTAGCTCGCGGCCTGTCGATTGCGTTTGGACATGGCTCAACGTCTGCCGGGTCGATTGGAGTCGACGGCCAGACCAACCTTTACGATGCCCGCCTCCTTGACTGTATCAAGTACGCTGAGAACGCTCTGGTAGCTGGTGGCGCCTTCCGCCCGCATGATCACTGCCAGATCGGGTTGAATCTGCTTCTGCGCGCGCAACAGCGCCGGCAGCGTGGCCGGATCGATCGGACGATCATTCCAGAACAGACGTCCATCGGGATGGACCGTGATGTTGACCTTCTGTGGCTCCTGCCGCACGCTTGCAGCATTGATATTCGGCAGTTTAATCGGAATCGTGCGGTACTTGGTAAACTCGGCAGTAATCATTAAGATGATTACGATCACCAGCATGATGTCAATCAACGGAACAACATTGATGCCGGAGATTTCTCCGTCGTCCGATTGCGAAGGTCCAGCGGCCATATTTTGCTCCCGATTGGTTGATGATACGCTAGAGTTGATCGACTAGCGCGGCGTCGATAGACGAATTGCTTTTAGCAAGCTGACAATTTCCTCAGCCATGGAGACTTTATTTCGGGCGCCTTTGGATAGGCCGTTGTAAAATATGACTGTCGGTACTGCGGCGATCAGTCCGGCAGCTGTCGCGATCAAGGCGGATGATATTCCCTTCATAACCACCGAGGGACCGGCGTCGGCGCCAAGGTCAGCGAGGTCGCCGAAGGCCTGCATGATTCCCAGTACAGTGCCCAGCAGGCCGATAAATGGTATGTTGTTGCCAAGCGTATTCAGGATCACCAGTCGCCGCTCCAGGTTTCTTCGCTCAGCGGTCAGCGCGGTGTGTGCGTACTGTTCCATGGTTTCAACGCCGAACTCCCAGCCCTTCAATGCCGAAGCAGCGACCCGTCCCTCCAGTCCAAACTTTTCCTGTCCGATTTCGGCTGCAATCTGGTCAATTGGAAGGCGCCTTTCGTGCAGACTTTCGGCAAGGTACTGAACCAACTCAGCGTTGCTGCCACGATTCTTTCGATAGATGATATAGCCGCGATCGACAGCAACAGCGATCACAAGAAGTCCCAGGCCAATAATTACCCAGATGGCGGGATCGCGATACCATTCCGAATCCAACTTCAACGACTGATTGTCGTTGGCCGGCTGGTCTTGCCTTTCCTCGCCTGCTGGAGCGGCCTGTTCCGACGCTGCCGGTTCGCTTTGCGAAAATAGCGGTCCCTGCAACGAGAAGGTTGCAACAACGAGACCGGCCAGGATGCCGACCCGGACCAGATGACGAAATTTCATGAAAGCACTCCTGCCCTGGACTGGGTGCCGAGCATCGTGCCACTTCGTGACAGAGTGATGACAAACAGATCACAACTGCCTGGCGATCGTATCTCATACCGCTGCCGCCGCAGGCGGCGGAGCTTCAACCCGGACTGCTCAATCAACAAAGCGCAGCATAACGTCCCCGCGTTCGACCTGCAATTGTTGTAGCGCTTTGAGCATCCCCGTGCGTCCGATGCCGGCCTGTACTCTGTAGCTGGTCTCCCGCCAGCCGATCATCCGATATCGCTCGGCGCGACTCAGTAGCGCCGCGTAGAGGCGGTCCAGACGTTCCTCCTCCGGTTCGCCGGAAAGCTGCAAATGATCGGACGCAATCCGATTGTCCTCCAGCCTGCGATCGGGAAAGCCCAGCATTCCAGAAGGCGGGGGGTCCGGCAAACGAATGCGATAGGGGGATGCGTAGAGGTCAAAATTTTCACTGCCGCGAACAAGTTGAAATAGAAACGGCGTTTCCGAGTCGGGCATCTCTTGCGGACTGATTGGCTCCAGGTGGTTGAGCCGTAAGAAAATATATTCCGGCAATACGCCG
This DNA window, taken from Leptospirales bacterium, encodes the following:
- a CDS encoding EAL domain-containing protein codes for the protein MAIDPANLDASIFADDSLFGSDSLASTANVLVQFGDIERFKREFIESNRGKPLFIVRFENVGGVTMQDFVDLINQRLGPILDQGVDHHYYFDSMRSALILGIAPLQSVDAGRAPNIDNAIGKLHEEVHRKRLCTFGFGVARTQCNFISNSNEILDVLLRSSAKNLRDNLIRWSWTYFNRANTYFAGNAEEAVIQPTVYYDHRARRFTVKGGEVFVGGGLYKGYHELISDIPEDEDLERIELLILEKLIIACEKTPGVLKFNISPQTILDTFSQSERVVRLNRLLHARGLNPRNVRFELVEKPYEETGKKLKEVCQEFHNFGITFAADDFGVKSQSHQVILDLGQMIKEFKLDPISFKFKPDEDRTKFLDNLAFISYCKRLADNREALITAEAVEDVDTLKFLLELHIHQYQANMFCSKMPVTEYRLRFAEMRDLPEDTVIQILSDADLADRQRETGDIFQVAREAGLLPAEGAGSADS
- a CDS encoding energy transducer TonB, with the protein product MSKRNRQAASYQSDHAAVHLDGIRLADGRQVLPGLSNSFELRQRVSFVARHRVWLINAGLGFGAPLTVAGLLIVGGLLSWFGDRRFDEMALAQFNFGDVVALRPNRRAAPVLEIDEIFGNEFVRDKDKVAEDGEDPRVAGAVQAFASGVSPPVDLSPEIVPEYSAEARSRGLQGKVFLEIVVADDGSTLRVRVAKGIDPLLDSAAAAAYRRKRWAPSRGADGKPVTIKFIQPVNFVLQ
- a CDS encoding biopolymer transporter ExbD translates to MAAGPSQSDDGEISGINVVPLIDIMLVIVIILMITAEFTKYRTIPIKLPNINAASVRQEPQKVNITVHPDGRLFWNDRPIDPATLPALLRAQKQIQPDLAVIMRAEGATSYQSVLSVLDTVKEAGIVKVGLAVDSNRPGRR
- a CDS encoding MotA/TolQ/ExbB proton channel family protein; this translates as MEQYAHTALTAERRNLERRLVILNTLGNNIPFIGLLGTVLGIMQAFGDLADLGADAGPSVVMKGISSALIATAAGLIAAVPTVIFYNGLSKGARNKVSMAEEIVSLLKAIRLSTPR